Proteins from a genomic interval of Alteromonas macleodii ATCC 27126:
- a CDS encoding ADP-ribosylglycohydrolase family protein: MSSLSIKRAKAALKNAFIGDALAMPVHWYYNPADIYKAFPLGIEQFEDAPSFHPSSIMSLHSTQQGGRANKASANQKEIVGDVILKGKRQYWGKDNIHYHHGMKAGENTLNAHCARIVLSCALKGYDENEFLTQYISFMRADEPKHPDTYAESYHRGFFANLEQGTPAHKCGAVTHDTASIGAFVSVTPLAVVEASKSTALEDVKRLCRSHLYLTHPDESLASVCDFYVELIYKLVHREGESAKAILEDIARKSAHMNLAAIAAKNKSDIEIVGRIYSPACYISDAWPAVLYFAYRYADTPKKALIANTNVGGDNVHRGFVLGAIMGLIQATELSQWFSELADKKDLEALINLLDER, translated from the coding sequence ATGTCTTCACTGTCAATCAAACGAGCAAAAGCGGCACTCAAGAACGCGTTTATCGGCGACGCGTTGGCTATGCCGGTACATTGGTATTACAACCCAGCAGATATTTATAAGGCATTTCCGTTAGGGATAGAGCAATTTGAGGATGCGCCATCATTTCATCCGTCTTCAATAATGTCGCTACATTCCACGCAGCAAGGTGGGCGCGCGAATAAGGCATCTGCAAATCAAAAAGAGATAGTGGGCGACGTTATTCTCAAAGGTAAAAGGCAGTATTGGGGCAAGGACAACATTCATTACCATCATGGTATGAAAGCGGGAGAAAATACACTCAATGCACATTGCGCGCGTATCGTTTTATCATGCGCACTTAAAGGGTATGACGAAAACGAGTTTTTAACTCAATATATTAGCTTTATGCGCGCTGATGAACCTAAACATCCTGACACATACGCCGAGTCTTATCACAGAGGCTTTTTTGCGAACTTAGAACAAGGTACTCCAGCACACAAATGTGGGGCGGTTACACATGATACGGCTTCAATAGGCGCTTTTGTGTCGGTAACACCTTTGGCGGTAGTAGAAGCAAGCAAAAGCACAGCCCTTGAGGACGTCAAACGCCTGTGTCGTAGTCACCTTTATTTAACTCACCCAGATGAGTCTTTAGCATCGGTGTGCGATTTCTATGTGGAGTTAATCTACAAATTAGTGCATCGCGAAGGTGAATCAGCCAAGGCCATTTTAGAAGATATTGCCCGTAAATCTGCGCACATGAATTTGGCTGCGATAGCGGCAAAAAACAAAAGCGATATCGAAATTGTTGGGCGTATATATTCGCCAGCGTGTTATATCTCAGACGCGTGGCCCGCCGTTTTGTACTTCGCTTACCGTTATGCTGATACGCCTAAAAAGGCGTTGATTGCGAACACCAACGTGGGGGGCGACAATGTGCACCGCGGTTTTGTATTGGGGGCCATAATGGGGCTAATTCAGGCAACGGAACTGTCCCAATGGTTTAGTGAATTAGCTGACAAAAAGGACTTGGAAGCGCTAATTAACCTTCTTGATGAACGGTAA
- a CDS encoding AI-2E family transporter produces MDNAGSNQDKGNGKYAGKFPKIAQQTRLLNILVIFAVIYTLYLAKSLLVPLFFSAFVALLLSPLVAFARKLFIPRTLSAGALIVLLVAPFTFLGIELAEPAERWMQSLPKIAAEISKEIEEISSNIDAYATPPAEPVEKERSFFSWFGDDEKSPELSPPQDNTNSVTDKIKQSGIDIGLTLFGNAPFLLAQVLACIVLIFFLLVFGPNLFNVFVRDFPIVTNKRRTLVLVDQIQRELSSYIVTISIINSCLGLATAGVFYYLGIDDALLWGALVALMNFVPYLGGVASCVVLLVVGLVQFGLTSSAFLPAGLFLVLNIIESQLITPAVLGRSMQLNPLIIIIWIAITGWLWGVVGVLLAVPILMCFKIILENLGVFDHWIRLLESK; encoded by the coding sequence ATGGACAACGCTGGCTCGAATCAAGATAAAGGGAACGGGAAGTATGCTGGGAAGTTCCCCAAAATCGCCCAACAAACCAGACTGCTAAATATTCTTGTGATTTTTGCTGTCATTTATACGTTGTACCTTGCCAAGTCTTTACTTGTTCCCCTTTTCTTTTCCGCCTTTGTTGCTTTGCTTTTAAGCCCTCTTGTTGCATTCGCACGCAAGTTATTCATACCTCGTACCCTGTCAGCAGGAGCCCTGATTGTTTTGCTGGTCGCGCCGTTTACATTTTTAGGTATAGAGCTTGCTGAGCCGGCAGAACGCTGGATGCAATCTCTCCCCAAAATTGCTGCCGAGATATCCAAAGAAATTGAAGAGATAAGCAGCAACATCGACGCTTATGCAACGCCTCCAGCCGAACCCGTTGAAAAAGAACGTTCATTCTTTAGCTGGTTTGGTGACGATGAAAAGTCACCTGAACTTTCTCCACCGCAAGACAACACAAACTCTGTGACGGACAAAATTAAACAAAGCGGAATAGATATTGGGCTCACACTCTTCGGTAACGCGCCATTTTTACTGGCACAGGTGCTCGCCTGTATCGTTTTAATTTTCTTCTTGTTGGTTTTTGGCCCCAACCTATTCAATGTTTTTGTAAGAGACTTCCCCATTGTTACCAACAAGCGACGAACGCTGGTGTTGGTAGATCAAATTCAACGGGAGCTATCTTCGTATATCGTCACCATCAGCATCATAAACTCTTGCTTAGGGTTAGCTACAGCAGGCGTGTTTTACTATTTAGGAATAGATGATGCGTTACTTTGGGGAGCGCTGGTTGCGCTGATGAACTTTGTCCCCTACTTGGGTGGTGTGGCGAGCTGCGTGGTATTGCTGGTAGTTGGGCTTGTGCAGTTTGGGCTTACCAGCAGTGCGTTTCTGCCTGCGGGTCTGTTTTTAGTATTGAATATCATTGAATCACAACTCATCACGCCTGCGGTGCTAGGAAGAAGTATGCAGCTTAACCCGTTAATAATCATAATTTGGATAGCAATAACGGGTTGGCTATGGGGTGTGGTAGGCGTTTTACTCGCCGTGCCTATTCTAATGTGTTTTAAGATCATACTCGAGAATCTGGGCGTATTTGATCACTGGATAAGACTTCTCGAGTCAAAATAA
- a CDS encoding lipase family protein: MKKLKRYQYERYAILCQLAYPDADEQYQKILDPFYERQLVDKYGRMSVRILWVENKKEVIIVFRGSLGVRDWLANLFFIPNKLNQLNRKFWVHWGFARLLAQPMYSSTKTSNEALPLRELLVKVLEPLRQQGKRFTFIGHSSGGAVAVLMADYFERLYAKSVKRVVTFGQPAVGTRSWYKHYTLHHRTYRICCDLDVITFMPPFPFYFWHVGKMLWLHDDKIYENTPTHKRFLMSLHSWLLRPITYHYMRKYIRNKSLFDEH, encoded by the coding sequence ATGAAGAAATTGAAACGCTATCAATATGAAAGATATGCCATTCTCTGCCAACTCGCCTACCCTGATGCCGACGAGCAATACCAAAAAATCTTAGATCCTTTTTATGAACGCCAGCTAGTCGATAAGTACGGCAGAATGAGCGTAAGAATCTTGTGGGTCGAAAATAAAAAAGAGGTCATTATCGTTTTTCGCGGATCATTGGGGGTAAGAGATTGGCTAGCGAATTTATTCTTCATCCCAAACAAACTCAATCAGTTAAACAGAAAATTCTGGGTCCACTGGGGGTTTGCGCGGCTATTGGCTCAACCTATGTATTCCAGCACTAAGACATCCAATGAAGCATTACCACTTAGAGAGCTACTTGTAAAAGTGCTTGAACCACTTAGGCAGCAAGGCAAGCGCTTTACATTCATTGGCCATTCGTCCGGCGGCGCAGTAGCGGTATTAATGGCTGATTACTTTGAGCGTTTATACGCAAAGTCAGTAAAAAGGGTAGTGACTTTCGGACAGCCCGCAGTGGGTACGCGCTCTTGGTATAAGCACTACACGCTACACCATAGAACGTATCGCATTTGCTGCGATTTAGATGTAATAACCTTTATGCCGCCCTTCCCTTTTTACTTCTGGCACGTTGGCAAGATGCTGTGGCTGCACGATGATAAAATTTACGAAAACACGCCTACCCATAAACGCTTTTTGATGTCGCTTCACAGCTGGTTGTTACGCCCAATTACCTATCACTACATGCGAAAATATATCCGCAACAAGTCGCTTTTCGATGAGCATTAG
- a CDS encoding Gfo/Idh/MocA family protein → MPRITRRHFLQLAGSGLLVAHSPYLMAQPSKKKIGVALLGLGNYSTNLLAPALQDTKHCELRGIITGSERKIPQWQQKYGIKDSNVYTYSTMADIANNDDIDVIYVVTPTGTHKDFAVQAANTGKHVWCEKPMAMDSEECQAIIDACDKNGVQLSIGYRMQHEPNTRTFHQYLETKPYGNLTAVSSFAGYAGQGRAPDNWRMKKHMGGGALYDMGVYAINGARFLTGREPLAVTGSHPPQRFPEKFTEVDETTLFTMDFGDGLVADCGTSVVKGFNHFKADCEKGWYQLKPMQSYSGVTGTTSDGKTLAPINGMQQTLQMDNDALAILHGRQPMVTGNEGLADIRIVNAIFKAARTGETVAL, encoded by the coding sequence ATGCCCCGCATTACTCGTCGTCACTTCCTTCAATTGGCAGGTTCAGGTTTGCTGGTTGCGCACAGTCCTTATTTAATGGCACAGCCTTCGAAAAAGAAAATAGGCGTGGCGCTGTTAGGGTTGGGCAATTACAGCACAAATTTACTCGCCCCTGCCTTACAGGACACTAAACACTGTGAATTACGGGGGATAATCACGGGGAGCGAGAGGAAGATCCCGCAGTGGCAGCAAAAGTACGGCATTAAAGACAGTAATGTGTACACGTACAGCACCATGGCAGATATTGCGAATAATGACGATATTGATGTTATTTACGTTGTAACGCCTACTGGCACACACAAGGATTTTGCGGTACAAGCCGCAAATACCGGAAAGCATGTGTGGTGTGAAAAGCCAATGGCCATGGATAGCGAGGAATGCCAAGCTATCATAGATGCGTGTGACAAAAATGGCGTGCAGTTGTCGATAGGCTATCGCATGCAGCACGAACCCAATACCCGCACTTTTCATCAGTATCTTGAAACTAAGCCGTATGGAAACTTGACCGCGGTATCGAGCTTCGCTGGTTATGCAGGACAAGGAAGAGCGCCTGACAACTGGCGAATGAAAAAGCACATGGGCGGCGGTGCACTTTATGATATGGGCGTTTACGCGATAAACGGCGCGCGCTTTTTAACGGGCCGTGAGCCATTAGCGGTAACGGGAAGTCATCCACCACAGCGCTTTCCAGAGAAGTTTACTGAGGTTGATGAAACGACCTTGTTTACGATGGATTTTGGCGACGGACTAGTGGCCGATTGCGGTACCAGTGTAGTGAAAGGGTTTAACCATTTTAAAGCTGATTGTGAAAAGGGCTGGTATCAACTTAAACCCATGCAGAGCTACAGCGGGGTAACGGGCACCACGTCTGATGGAAAAACGCTGGCTCCTATAAACGGTATGCAGCAAACGCTGCAAATGGATAACGATGCACTGGCCATATTACATGGACGACAACCCATGGTGACTGGCAATGAAGGTCTGGCCGATATCCGCATTGTGAACGCTATATTTAAGGCGGCGAGAACAGGGGAAACGGTAGCGTTGTAA
- a CDS encoding PAS domain S-box protein → MSELISKASSSFTDDIPFQALIENITDAVIFADIKGNVIYANHQARSICGLDKSDLFDCSVFSLFPQSQVPNITQQFELAVKQEPGKTTEIRFGIDHAWFKLTIFPVAAGVVGFSFHDFSMKRRLQIISQSQRDAMRLALSGATLEDVLTVLVNAVEKVTDFQAVSGISLVSEDGLSLISAAAPSMPEETRRYFKNITIDELTPLGKCCQTRDVVNIHINAQTDSSDFSLSTQALGLQSFWCRPILSAESRTVLGTFCLFHRERFTPLPDDIDVINALSKTAAIIIERNNENRARRVAESALLENIESFNKQRRLYETALSNTPDLLYIFDLEGHFTYANDALLQMWGLSWDEAIGKTCLELGYEPWHADMHMQEIRQVIETKQPIRSDVPFTGTHGRRIYDYIFVPVIGEDGNVEAIAGSTRDVTERKHAEEMAKRAESRRRLALEASHSFGIWDWDIKQNLFTADERLGELFNLSSDEAENGVAIEVPKQYIHPDDLAACEAAICESINNRTLFDEEYRILQKDGTVRWASFRGRVIYNSSGEPERFPGVGVDTTRERNAIDALQEADRRKDEFLATLAHELRNPLAPIRNALEILQSDDYSQNQKSEAFGRVERQVTQMIRLVDDLMDVSRITRGKIRIHRKPVNLCEILDTAIETIQPLIDEKQHTLLVEKVAEPVWVNGDLIRLSQIFSNIINNAAKYTPPGGNIEVCISTCDGKVTIAVKDNGEGIPAGKLKSVFDMFTQVDGALERSQGGLGIGLTLVKKLTELHDGTVNVQSDGVDKGTTFIVTLPVLSKVPKLASKPEKAHDVVDATAEKLNVLIADDNQDAAITMGWILEAKGCQVQVVEDGPSALKAVASFTPDLVLLDIGMPGMNGYELCTALRQNRALADAVFVAQTGWGQPSHIQRSKEAGFDHHLVKPLDLSDLEPIVAEAWRAKRKQ, encoded by the coding sequence ATGTCTGAGCTAATAAGTAAGGCTTCATCTTCTTTTACCGACGACATTCCCTTTCAAGCTCTTATAGAAAATATAACTGATGCGGTGATATTTGCCGATATTAAAGGCAACGTTATTTACGCTAACCATCAGGCCCGTTCCATCTGTGGATTAGACAAATCTGATCTCTTTGACTGCTCGGTGTTTAGTTTGTTTCCTCAGTCGCAAGTACCGAATATTACTCAACAGTTCGAACTGGCAGTAAAACAGGAACCCGGTAAAACAACGGAAATTCGGTTTGGTATTGACCACGCCTGGTTCAAACTCACGATTTTCCCCGTTGCGGCAGGTGTAGTGGGGTTTTCGTTTCATGACTTCTCTATGAAGCGCAGGCTACAGATCATTTCTCAGTCTCAAAGAGATGCCATGAGACTCGCATTATCTGGCGCTACACTAGAAGATGTGTTGACCGTTTTAGTCAATGCAGTAGAGAAGGTGACAGATTTTCAAGCTGTAAGTGGAATATCCTTGGTATCTGAAGATGGGTTATCACTCATTAGCGCGGCTGCACCGTCGATGCCAGAAGAAACTAGGCGGTACTTCAAGAATATTACAATCGATGAACTAACGCCGTTAGGAAAGTGTTGTCAAACTCGTGATGTGGTGAATATTCACATCAACGCCCAAACTGATTCGAGTGATTTTAGTCTCTCCACTCAGGCATTAGGACTTCAATCATTTTGGTGTCGTCCCATTTTATCTGCAGAAAGTCGCACGGTATTGGGCACTTTCTGTTTGTTTCATCGCGAGCGATTTACCCCATTACCCGATGACATTGACGTAATTAATGCACTGTCTAAAACCGCTGCAATCATTATTGAGCGCAACAACGAAAATCGCGCTCGACGGGTTGCGGAGTCGGCGTTACTAGAGAACATTGAGTCTTTTAATAAACAGCGCAGGCTTTACGAAACGGCTCTGTCGAATACGCCCGATTTGCTTTATATCTTCGACCTTGAGGGGCATTTTACGTATGCCAACGACGCGTTACTGCAAATGTGGGGGCTGAGTTGGGATGAAGCGATTGGTAAAACATGTTTAGAGCTTGGGTATGAACCTTGGCATGCAGATATGCACATGCAGGAGATTCGACAGGTAATTGAAACAAAGCAACCTATTCGTAGTGATGTTCCTTTTACCGGTACTCATGGTCGCCGTATATATGACTACATATTTGTTCCTGTTATTGGTGAAGACGGAAACGTTGAAGCCATTGCTGGTTCGACGCGAGATGTTACTGAGCGTAAACACGCTGAAGAAATGGCTAAGCGAGCAGAGTCTCGCAGACGCTTAGCTCTGGAAGCATCACACAGCTTTGGTATTTGGGATTGGGATATTAAGCAAAACTTGTTCACGGCAGATGAGCGTTTGGGAGAACTCTTTAATCTCAGTAGCGATGAGGCTGAAAACGGTGTAGCCATTGAAGTGCCCAAACAATATATCCACCCAGACGATTTAGCAGCGTGTGAGGCTGCTATTTGTGAAAGTATTAATAACCGCACCCTATTTGATGAAGAATACCGTATCTTACAAAAAGATGGCACTGTCCGCTGGGCTTCATTCAGAGGACGAGTCATTTATAACAGCTCTGGTGAGCCGGAACGTTTTCCGGGAGTAGGTGTAGACACCACGAGAGAACGAAATGCGATAGACGCGCTTCAAGAGGCCGATCGCCGCAAAGATGAGTTCCTTGCTACGTTGGCACATGAATTACGTAATCCGCTTGCACCAATTCGCAATGCATTGGAAATTCTGCAGTCAGACGACTACAGCCAGAATCAGAAGAGCGAGGCATTCGGTCGAGTCGAACGACAAGTTACGCAAATGATACGGCTTGTTGATGACCTTATGGATGTGTCACGAATTACCCGAGGGAAAATTCGAATTCATCGAAAGCCTGTGAACTTGTGTGAGATTCTGGATACGGCGATTGAGACTATTCAGCCCCTGATTGATGAAAAACAGCATACGCTGCTGGTGGAAAAAGTAGCAGAGCCCGTTTGGGTAAACGGAGACCTTATCCGGTTGTCGCAGATTTTCTCGAATATTATCAACAATGCTGCAAAGTACACTCCGCCGGGTGGCAATATCGAGGTCTGCATCAGTACTTGCGATGGTAAGGTTACCATTGCAGTTAAAGACAATGGAGAGGGCATTCCAGCAGGCAAACTAAAATCGGTTTTCGATATGTTTACTCAGGTAGATGGTGCCCTTGAACGTTCTCAAGGCGGGTTGGGGATTGGCCTTACTCTAGTGAAGAAACTCACTGAATTGCACGATGGAACGGTAAATGTGCAAAGCGATGGCGTTGATAAAGGCACAACGTTTATCGTTACCTTACCCGTTTTAAGTAAAGTACCCAAATTAGCCAGTAAACCGGAAAAGGCCCATGACGTAGTAGACGCTACCGCTGAAAAGCTCAACGTTTTAATTGCCGATGATAATCAAGATGCCGCTATTACCATGGGATGGATATTGGAGGCAAAAGGGTGTCAGGTTCAAGTAGTGGAAGATGGGCCATCCGCATTAAAGGCTGTCGCGTCTTTCACGCCCGATTTAGTGTTGTTGGATATCGGCATGCCGGGTATGAATGGTTACGAATTATGTACGGCACTTCGTCAAAATCGTGCGTTAGCTGACGCTGTATTTGTGGCGCAAACGGGGTGGGGACAACCATCGCACATCCAGCGTTCGAAAGAAGCTGGATTTGACCATCACCTTGTTAAACCTTTGGATTTGAGCGACCTTGAACCTATCGTGGCAGAAGCTTGGCGAGCAAAGCGCAAACAGTAA
- a CDS encoding ATP-dependent helicase, with protein MLSHSELNPQQQEAVNYGLSSVGAGETELSDETHHPLLIIAGAGTGKTNTLAHKTAQLILHGVAPERILLMTFARRASSELSSRANRIIERTLREKQKAYHPVTLPWMGTFHSIASRLLREHASLIGLDPDFTVMDRNDSADMLDLLRHELGFSGVNRRFPKKKTCLDIYSRCVNAQAPLIDILDTHFPYCSEWEEELNTLFAHYAKTKIEQVSLDYDDLLLYCFHMAQVDAIAQKVREQFDNVLVDEYQDTNVLQAGILKGFFPTGEGLTVVGDDAQSIYSFRSATVDNILNFPTAFSLPGKVITLQQNYRSHPNILNLSNTLLSESDEGYKVSLFSERKSGPMPKWITVENDMFQAEYIVERVLAAREEGIDLKQQAVLFRSSYHSDRLELELTRRNIPFVKHGGLKFLEASHVKDMLCILRWADNPKHKISAFRVLKLLPGIGPKIAERVFNDLEKHDFALGKLRSFALSESAKPSFLSLVDLLDNVHHNNIPWTEQTSAIAAFYKDLLEANYDDHFTRFGDIEQLTMISGQYSSRERFLTELTLDPPQSTGDLAGKPLLDDDFLILSTVHSAKGQEWKHVFVLNVADGNFPNEYAAGDKRALEEERRLLYVAITRAKDELSLVQPLKYWVPEQQKFGDKHVYGAKSRFFTDAVCACMEPIAYPKRTASASEKKIAKGAIADIKKNILGMWNNTSPHR; from the coding sequence ATGCTCTCTCATTCTGAATTAAACCCGCAGCAGCAAGAAGCCGTGAATTACGGGTTGAGTTCCGTAGGAGCGGGCGAAACGGAGCTGAGCGATGAAACGCACCACCCGCTGTTAATTATTGCAGGCGCTGGCACAGGTAAAACTAACACTCTCGCTCACAAAACAGCACAGCTAATATTGCATGGTGTTGCGCCAGAGCGAATTTTACTGATGACGTTTGCGCGAAGGGCTTCGTCAGAATTAAGTTCACGGGCGAACCGCATAATAGAGCGAACGTTACGTGAGAAACAAAAGGCGTATCATCCGGTCACACTTCCTTGGATGGGCACTTTTCATTCAATCGCATCGCGACTGCTACGAGAGCACGCTTCACTCATTGGTTTAGATCCCGACTTTACGGTTATGGATCGTAACGACAGCGCGGATATGCTTGATTTGCTTCGCCACGAACTTGGCTTCAGCGGTGTCAATCGGCGCTTTCCTAAAAAGAAAACGTGTTTAGACATTTACTCTCGTTGCGTGAACGCGCAAGCACCGCTTATCGACATACTCGATACTCATTTCCCCTATTGTAGCGAGTGGGAAGAAGAGCTGAACACGCTGTTTGCTCACTATGCGAAAACTAAAATTGAACAAGTGAGTTTAGACTATGACGACTTACTGCTTTACTGTTTTCACATGGCGCAGGTCGACGCTATTGCTCAAAAAGTAAGAGAACAATTCGACAATGTGTTGGTAGACGAATATCAGGATACCAACGTACTTCAAGCTGGCATTTTAAAAGGTTTCTTCCCAACCGGTGAAGGTCTTACCGTTGTAGGCGATGACGCCCAATCAATCTACTCATTTCGCTCAGCAACGGTAGACAATATCCTTAACTTTCCAACTGCATTTTCCTTGCCTGGCAAAGTGATAACGCTACAACAGAATTATCGGTCACATCCGAACATATTGAACTTGTCTAATACCCTTCTTTCAGAAAGTGATGAAGGCTATAAGGTATCGTTGTTCAGCGAGCGTAAAAGCGGCCCTATGCCTAAGTGGATAACCGTTGAAAACGACATGTTCCAAGCAGAATATATCGTTGAGCGAGTTTTGGCGGCTCGTGAAGAAGGGATTGATTTAAAACAGCAAGCCGTTCTGTTTCGTTCAAGTTATCACAGCGATCGTCTAGAGCTTGAACTTACTCGACGCAATATTCCTTTCGTAAAACACGGTGGCCTTAAATTCCTAGAGGCTTCTCACGTAAAAGACATGCTTTGCATTTTACGTTGGGCAGACAACCCCAAACACAAAATATCTGCTTTTAGAGTGCTTAAGTTGTTACCTGGTATAGGTCCAAAGATAGCTGAGAGAGTGTTTAACGATTTAGAAAAGCACGACTTTGCATTGGGTAAATTGCGCAGCTTCGCACTTTCAGAGTCCGCGAAGCCTTCATTTCTTTCTCTTGTTGATTTGCTAGATAACGTGCACCACAACAATATTCCATGGACCGAGCAAACAAGCGCCATTGCAGCGTTTTACAAAGATTTGTTGGAAGCTAATTATGACGATCATTTCACACGTTTCGGCGATATTGAACAGCTCACAATGATCTCTGGGCAGTATTCATCGAGAGAGCGATTTTTAACTGAACTCACACTAGATCCACCGCAGAGCACAGGTGATCTGGCGGGCAAACCTTTGCTTGATGACGACTTTCTTATCTTGTCGACGGTGCATAGCGCTAAAGGTCAAGAATGGAAGCATGTATTTGTGCTAAATGTGGCTGACGGCAATTTTCCTAATGAGTACGCAGCGGGCGATAAACGCGCCCTCGAAGAAGAACGACGTTTGCTTTACGTAGCCATAACACGAGCGAAAGATGAGCTTAGCTTAGTTCAGCCCCTGAAATATTGGGTGCCAGAGCAACAAAAGTTTGGTGACAAGCATGTATACGGTGCCAAGAGCCGTTTTTTTACCGATGCTGTTTGCGCTTGCATGGAACCCATTGCTTACCCTAAGCGCACTGCTTCAGCCAGTGAAAAGAAGATAGCCAAAGGCGCTATAGCCGATATAAAGAAAAATATTCTTGGGATGTGGAATAATACCAGTCCGCATAGATAA